The Lycium ferocissimum isolate CSIRO_LF1 chromosome 10, AGI_CSIRO_Lferr_CH_V1, whole genome shotgun sequence genome window below encodes:
- the LOC132033048 gene encoding protein EARLY STARVATION 1, chloroplastic-like: MVASSREFTTSMLPRVDVSHAYRNGFVEFRKKKRRLISGVCFSVKCCCSDSTMPIRGGSGSRNGVDKGDDWRFDAKKISANYMRIQASSAMPFASPQSRFVSKPEKFFSRCIPRNPGPQSRESPPKRDTGIANEKDWGISLLNDNVNETGINEDGSTWYRESGEDLGDNGYRCRWTKMGGQSSDGTLEWKETWWEKSDWTGYKELGVEKSGKNAEGDSWWETWREVLHQDEWSNLARIERSAQKQAKSGTENAGWYENWWEKYDAKGWTEKGAHKYGRLNEQSWWEKWGEHYDGRGSVLKWTDKWAETELGTKWGDKWEEKFFAGIGSRQGETWHMSPSGDRWSRTWGEEHFGNGKVHKYGKSTTGESWDIVVDEGTYYEAEPHYGWPDVVGDSNQLLSIQPRERPPGVFPSMDFGPSLPPEDELPPSLSQ, from the exons ATGGTGGCTTCTTCTAGAGAATTTACAACGTCCATGCTGCCAAGGGTTGATGTATCACACGCTTACCGTAATGGGTTTGTGGAATTTcgaaagaagaagaggaggttGATTAGTGGAGTTTGTTTTAGTGTCAAATGTTGTTGTTCAGACTCGACAATGCCAATTAGAGGCGGCAGTGGTTCAAGGAATGGTGTTGATAAAGGTGATGATTGGAGGTTTGATGCTAAGAAGATTAGTGCTAATTATATGAGGATTCAAGCTTCTTCTGCAATGCCCTTTGCATCTCCTCA GTCTAGATTTGTTTCAAAGCCAGAAAAGTTCTTTTCACGATGCATCCCACGAAATCCAGGCCCTCAGTCTCGTGAATCTCCACCAAAACGAG ACACTGGTATTGCTAATGAGAAAGATTGGGGCATCAGTCTATTAAATGATAATGTCAATGAAACCGGAATAAACGAAGATGGTAGTACATGGTATCGGGAGAGTGGGGAAGACCTTGGTGACAATGGATACCGATGCCGATGGACAAAGATGGGTGGTCAGAGCAGTGATGGTACCTTAGAATGGAAAGAAACG TGGTGGGAGAAGAGTGATTGGACCGGATACAAAGAACTAG GTGTAGAGAAATCCGGTAAAAATGCTGAAGGGGACTCATGGTGGGAAACATGGCGGGAAGTTCTTCACCAAGATGAATGGAG TAATCTTGCTAGAATAGAAAGGAGTGCACAAAAACAAGCGAAATCAGGCACAGAGAATGCTGGGTGGTACGAAAATTG GTGGGAAAAATATGATGCGAAGGGTTGGACAGAGAAAGGGGCCCACAAGTATGGCAGATTAAATGAACAGTCGTGGTGGGAGAAATGGGGAGAACATTATGATGGAAGAGGATCTGTTCTTAAATG GACAGACAAATGGGCAGAAACTGAGCTTGGGACAAAATGGGGAGACAAATGGGAAGAGAAATTTTTTGCTGGAATTGGTTCGCGACAAGGGGAGACGTGGCACATGTCACCCAGCGGTGATA GATGGTCAAGGACATGGGGAGAGGAGCACTTTGGAAATGG CAAAGTGCACAAGTATGGCAAGAGCACAACAGGTGAAAGTTGGGACATTGTTGTGGATGAAGGAACTTATTACGA GGCTGAACCTCACTATGGATGGCCAGATGTTGTAGGAGATTCAAACCAATTATTGTCAATCCAACCTCGAGAAAGACCGCCTGGTGTATTCCCAAGTATGGATTTTGGTCCATCTCTGCCTCCAGAAGATGAGTTGCCTCCCTCCTTGTCACAATGA